The Malus sylvestris chromosome 3, drMalSylv7.2, whole genome shotgun sequence genomic sequence ATTAGTGAGATATTAGAAAATCAATGAATGTCGATGATATTTACCGATCTACCACATAAATTTTGTCGAAATATCAATGATATCAAATGAACATCATGAACGTATTAAACTTAAAGTTGCCTGGAATTAATGCATTAAACTTGATTAGTTGACTTTGAGAATGAACGTCATGCCCATGAGTTGGCAATATTATATTGTATATTTTTCATTGAAtaagatttattttttaattattttaattttcttaattattggGCTGttgttttattctttttctatCTGCTCATTATTCTTTTCCATCTTCGGTTGTGATTTTTCTGGGTTTCTTTTTCACTCTTAATCTATCCTATTTTCAGCATAGGTTGCATTATTATTCGAATCCATCTAAGGGCAATTTTAGAACTGACCTACAAAGCATCTAGTAATatcaatgtttaaaatattcacGAAATTATTGATATTTTCAATGAAATATCCAAAAAATCAAGGATCGGTATAGAAACGGTGAGTGAAATGCAAACTTTACCCTATATCGGTGAGAATAGGAAAATCAATGAATATTGATGATATTTACCGATCCACTACAGAAATTTTGTCGGAACTCATTGCAAATTTTGaacttttaaatttattttgagaaaattttctctcattttgagTAAATCTAAATTAGTTGATATACTCCCCTTATTGCAAATTCCCATAATTCCCGTGCAAAGCAATTGACATTGATATATTCATAGATATTTCTATAAGTTTGCATATTGATATTTACACCTATATCATTATCTTAAACACTGATAATATAGATTAAGTATTGTATTCAGTCCCTTCAAGTTGATGCAATTGTAAATTTGCCgattaaaaaaaacatagaaaatgatcccaaaaaataaaaagaaagataatgtttgaagaaagaaaaagaagaaccgATTGAATTGATGTACACAAAACAGACAAATAAATGGACTACGAATATTactagaaaaaaaatacaaaattgttaAGAATGTTACATAACTCGAAGATATTACATCTGGCTAGACTTGTATCAACTGTGTTACAATACACACTATTCATAAAGAACTAATCATAATTTTAATAGGCAAGAATCCAATCCTTATTCTATAGTAAAATCCTAAAACATGAAATACAATAATTGCATTTTCCTAGCATTTTAGTTAAGAACATTGTTTacttttgaatattttaaaaataatattaaaattggTGAAGGGGTAATAGCCCACTTAtttgggatttggatcctctcctgaactaatggagaggatcctcttgacCAAGTGttatggaccgttggattttcatccaacggctataattatagTAACTTTAAAAAGACCTACCTGtttatagccgttggataacGGTCCATAAcacttggtcaggaggatcctctccattagctcaggagaggatccaaatccactTATTTGTGTGTACCTCACAATGTGGTGCAGAAATTTGGCCCAATAAAATGTCGAGGATATGTCGAAGTTCAAGTTGTTTGGTTCTCCAAGTTGCTATAAATAGGTTTCTAAAGGACTGGGCTACTAAATTGGTTGAAGCCCTTCCCCAGCACAAGTGTGAATTGTAGAGAATAGAGAATTACAGATAgagtgatattatctacacattCCTGGCAGATTGACTGTATTAAAAAAGGTTAATGGATAAAAATTAGCAAAAGTGTGTGAGAGCTAAAATATAAGGTGTGAATAAAACTACTCGAGAATATTTGGGTAACTGGACTTGTTCTAAGTATTTCAAAAGAATTACGTTataatttaaattcataaaaatgtgAGAGAAAAGTTGTATAAAAACAAGCGCATGAGGAGTGTCAATAATAACATTCTTAAGTAAAATGTAAATCATAATTGATCGTTTAGGTCAGCAACCCTTTGCACTTAATTTGTTGAAGGAGATTCTATGCCAAATTCTAagaaaaagggtttattttatTGAAAAGGATAAATTTAAATGACCTTTCTTGCTGCAACAAAGGAAAAAATTGGGCTAAAGATTAGCATCCAAAACAACTTGTAAGATTTTGCTCATGGTCTCATTTTCTTCCGAGAACAATTTACATAGCAAGAATACATTGTCATGTGAAGTTCTGTGTAAATAAAATACGGACAAAGAAATTtacatatattattaatttgttgACACAAAACGTCAATACCAGCATATCCGTTCCATTTAAGCCTTTCATTTTACCTCCTTGTAGATTTGTGGTCAAAGCTAATAAGAATCATTGTCTTTGCCAAACCCCAAGTTGTTTTTGAGGTACTTTCGCCAAGAAAAacctttgtttgtttgcttgttttttttttttttttttttttttgagtttcaCTAATCGAAGTATCAAGTTTAGGTTCCAATTTattcagaaaaaaagaaaaaggaaaaagcttTGGACGCATTTGGCCGATTATTTCTTCAGCACCACAATGCACCAATTCAGTAGCCTTCTTTTGTCTCTTCTCTTTGTgctgtttgtttatttgattcCCGCAGGAAAATATTGGTTTCTTCTGTGTAAATATAGAAAATGAGAATGCTGCTTCTctttacttatatatatatatatatatatatatgagcatTGTTACGAGCCCGTTGAtaataatttcaaaatttcagttttcatgtaaaataaaatagttattcaactgctttttaattttgttcttcGAATATTCATGCTTACATGCAAACGAAAGTaacattttcttcattttcatttgcgagtaatcattatatataatttaGTGAACTAAGTCAACGGCTAGACATTAACGCTGAAActattaaaaactcaaaaccacATCGTTTTAGACATGAACACGATATAATCACCAAAACACAAGTAGATAATCATATATTATGTGacaatcacaacttagttgTTCAAACATTAATGCATCCCATACATCAGTTTGTGATATAAAATCATTGTTCTACCCGTCTAGAGCCACCTAGGCCCttctaggcgctaggcggctaGCCAaaccccgattaatgcctaggcttttaaaaataaaaaaagggcgCTTAGACTTGCTGAGGTGcctgcctaggcacccgcctaaggcgcgactcacttagacagaaaatagataactttcattttgcattttgttttgttttgtttttttatttttttaataaattgtaagagacttgttgcatacttaaatgaatgcacattatatgcttgttcctcatgttttcattatgttctaatacttcataatatatatgtcattctattttatagtttatgatgaaattatatatattttaagtataagcggatgcttatttaaattaaatataatatatttacttaaatgcgCCTAGTCCGCCTAAGTCCTAGGCCCCAACTCACCGTCAAACTAATGTCTAacgtcttttaaaaccttgtaTAAAAATACCATTTCTTTTTAGCAATGATCTAACTTTACCAATTCTCATCCCTTTTAGTATTTGCAAACATATTCAAAACTCACCAATTTTACGAAAATGCAAGGATCCATAGGAAAGTACGAAaatgtaggggtgggttcaaaaaatcgaaaaccgaaaaaaaccgaaaaccaaactgaaccgaaaccgaaaccgaaaaaaccgaacctaacgaaaaaaccgaaccgaattcttttggttcggttcggttttagtgatctagaaaccgaaccgaattaattaaattaatttttttatttaattatttgttttgggtattattttctaaacccaatttgtaagttaaaatgtgctaaacccaatgtgttgccaaactttaagctcaaaatattttaaaaaggcctataaaaactctaaaccctaacctattatttctcccccatataaggtttcggaaccaaacctcctcctgaagtacctacatccatctccatagcactgtctacttcaGACCCAACTTTCTTTTCCAAacctactctcatataacatgtaacagaatccataaacatttatttcgcgTAGATTACTtgcgtaatttgtgatggaaaagaatccaacacacactaaataaatccacccacacattacttttactaatcaagttgtcaacatgtagttacaagcaaacaaccctgatctttgaacaacatcatacaatttaacttttctaagtcatttgtacgatttttgtgttgtgaggttgttagtttggactttggaagacttgattgatgattttagttcaactttaaatgtttattttcattgtctttgattctagttagaatgtttatgttatgattgtgttagagatgttaaaattttaaatttcaatgtctttcattttttgaaaaaaaaaacaaaacaaaaaaccgaaaccgaaccggaaaaaaccaaacaaaaaaaaaaccgaacaaaaaaaaattgaaaaaaaaatgaaccgaaccgaaatttcggtttggtttcggttttggcaaaaaaccaaactgatttgaaccgaacccacccctacgaAAATGTACTGAATCGTTGACTAGTCATTATTCACATAGGTATTCAATTTTACTGCGCGAATTGGCAAAAAACGCGGGGACAGAAATTGGACTTTGAGCTTTGAACTCGATCGTTCAAAAaattttccttctaattttgtgTGGTGGTACAACAATGAAAATGATTTAGTCACTTAGTACTAAGGTTTAGtagtattcttttttatttatatgagaagtcttaggtttgattattgtcaaatacgaatttgaaccatattattgctaacttaTTATGAGGCTTATTTTATCATCTTCTcgttaatgtagataatatcgtgtattaaaaaataaaaaacaataccacttagtattacagtctagtaatattctttttcacttgtaagtgaaaggtcttaagttcaattctAGCCAAAGacgaaccacattattgttaacctATTGTGAGGCTGAACTCACCTCCTTTTCCTCAATGTAAatgatatcgtttgttaaaaaaaaaaaaacaaaaacaataaaaatggtTTCAGATTCAGACCAAGTAattgagagagacagagagtaaggttaaatttaataaaaaaacaaagatatGAAACCAGATTCAGAAATCAGAATCCATGTAATTGATGTCAATTCAGATTTCAGGGTTTAGTGTCTCTTTCTTTCACGTGAGCCCTCCTCAGTAACGATGCCCCATTTATTACTGTTACTAAGGTTTTCCTGAATTAATGTTTTGAACTTTTATGTTATATTTTTGTGAAGAACTGTTTCATGCACGTCTTAATTGAATATAAagcattgtttattttttattttttaaaacaatcgatattatctatactaaggggaaTGAGGTAACCTCACAAttgactagcaataatgtgattcaaagtcgtctttggcgagaatcaaatctaagacctctcacttataagtgaagaggaataccagtAAATCGTAACAGTTGCAAAGCCAGGAATTATCAAGAGAAGGGGCGAAATTTAAACGGCTTAAGGTCCCAAAAAAATGTGGACATCCATTCGAGGCCTAAGTCTAGGGTTTGCATGAAGATTATGTGAACTACTCAGAATATTTGTAGGAGAATTTGCACTAACCGAAATATTCGAAATAGGAATTGGACATGACTTGACCTAGGAGGACTAGacgaatttgaaattttttattatatattgtataaataagtgtctatttattatatacatataatatcTAAGAACATTGACTATAAAACAtacaatatataaaaatattgacaaatttttttattactttgTTGTATTTGATAGTAGGagataaaaattcaaatgattacAAGTTCttaatattttacaaaatattttttaaagttcatATGAATTTATAGTAAATTTGAAGATAAATATTAGTGTAAGCAAAGTGGCtaaacaaatattgaaaaagtggtcaaattaatcaaacaataattaaaaaacaaaacaaatctcaATATAATCAGCATATTAAATAGCTAGCTATATGGCCCAAACTGATTGGGTAAATaattgaaaaaccaaaatgGGTAACTTTAAAATGGCACGTGGGGTGGGTGAAAGAGAAAGtttatcttcttcctctctctctctctctctttctcttcttcgtTACTTTTCAGTAGCTGCAaaatgcaaagcatgggtattttgacaacaaagaaaaaaaaaaaagagtctgCGCGCAAGAAATTCAAAAAACCAGATGGGACCAGAGGGGCAGAACCACTGGTCCTGGGCTTGATTTTCGGCTTGGGGAGAGGCAGTCGCCCCTTCTTGCCCTTATGTAGCTTTGCCCATGaactgtaatactaagtggcaataTAAAGCATTGatatgtgaagaaaaaaaaatttgcatatgtgaaaaaaaacaaaaaattgcatATAAGACATAGCAATACATAATTAACCTTACATGATGGCAACCTGGTATCATATATAAGTTTTTCTCGATTTTGAGACCACTTGCCTATTTTGGAGAAACTTCCAAAATGCTTCATTTGAAAGAGAgagtctataaaaaaaaaaacattacctACAAGGAAAATTATATTCACGCTcttcaaattatttttcttacattcttttaatttttttaatatttttgtatcaagtgttagtggtatgtaaaaaatattaaaaaattaaaaagatgtgggATAAGTACTTTAGGGTATGGAAATATAATTTCTCTACCTACAatattttgagtgtttatttattcaattttaaataatatctGTGGGTGTTTCATAAAAGTTTTGGGTTAGCTTTTTGAAAATTCTTGGACTAATGGTTGGTTTGGAAGTGGGAAAGAGTTAAAAGTTTGAGTGAAAGGGAGTTGTGTGCCTAAATAGAAGTTGCAGTCCAAGAGAAGGTGATTGGCATCCCACCTTACATTTTCCAGCTTTTAATGGCAATGGAGAGTGATGACTTGCTTTTCAAAACAATGGAgaaaacttgaagaaaaaagTGGAAAGGTTTGAAAAGTGCTGTTGGAGGAAGGAGAAAAAGGGGTATTATCAAATTAATCAAAAAATGCCAACAGTGTGGTTTTCTCTGAAGAAATCTCTTCACTGCAAATCAGAGCCATCAGATGTTCATGATCCAAGGGGCAGGAAGCAACTGAGCACAATCTCGACTAGAAAAGCAGGAGGAGGAAGATCAGGGTGCTCAAGATCCATAGCAAATCTCAAGGATGTGATTCACGGAAGCAAGAGGCATATGGAAAGGCCACCAAGTAATTGCAGCCCAAGATCCATTGGAAGCAGTGAGTTTCTCAACCCAATAACACATGAAGTAATTTTGAGCAACTCAAGGTGTGAGCTGAAAATCACCACCAACCTTGGTGGCTTCCAGGACGGAGTTGGGGGTGGAAATGCCAACAATGGCAGCGGTGGTGGCAGTGTCGGTGGTGGTTCAACTTTTGTTGATACCCTAAAGCCAGGCACACCTGGTCCTGGTGGGCACCCTACAATGCACTACTTCAATCCAGCTTTAAGGCCTTCCTCAACTCCTCCTAGAAAAAGCCATTTTCTGGCTTCTGCAGAGAGTACAGAAGGGTCTGCTGGCTTGAAGGGTTCTGCTTTTTCTGGAAGTGCTGGCGGAATTAGACAAAGCAATAGGATTTCTTTTGGCACAGAAAATTCTAACGGTTCTTCTGCAATTACTTGCCACAAATGTGGAGAGCGTTTTACCAAATGGGATGCTGCTGAAGCTCACCATCTCTCTAAACATGCTGGTAAGAAATTACCCTTTTGCTGAAACTGAatgaaatttttcatttttcggGCAAagtttttttgaaaattaatattttttgtaatttattcCAAccctttctttttgttgttcttGAGTGTTTTCTACTGCGTCTGTTTCAACTTTCCTTATCCTCTTAGGACCTATGTCTAAATTCTTCTGACCACAGAAACATTAACACTTTCGTTTACAGATTCTAAATATTTGCCATGCATCTTTCTTCtgaccaaaaaaaattatttttccttCTCTTAGGACCAAAGTATATTTTTTCTGACCACAAAAATATAGGCACTTTTTTTTCGGACTGAGGAAAGAGGACCTTTGCAAAGATTTatcctttgtttatttttttatttttttgaacaaacctTTGTTTAATTAATCCAGCAGAAAAGATTGAACTTGTTTAATTAATATATCCTTACTACATAATTTAATGAATCTAGCAGAAACTGGATTTTGGATTCAAGTGCATCTTTTGATTCGAGTCTCACTTAATCGCCTGAAACTCGATAAACTATCTTTTGGTTGGTATACCATGGGGAttgttttcatttccaaaatggTTAATGATCTTTATGAACTAATCTTTTGATTCATCAATtgctttttttttggtcaatgacTCATCAATTGCCTGCTTAAGTGCTTTTCACTTCAGATTTTAGAGTAGATTTCCCACTCACACTATCCCTATATCTTTGGCAGTTACTGAGCTCGTGGAAGGTGACTCATCTCGAAAAATCGTGGAGATAATATGCCGGACAAGTTGGTTAAAATCCGAGAACCACTGCGGCCGCATTGAGAGAGTGCTCAAAGTCCACAACATGCAAAGAACCCTAGCGCGATTTGAAGAGTATCGAGAGATGGTGAAGACAAAAGCCAGCAAGCTGCCCAAGAAGCACCCTAGGTGCATTGCTGATGGGAATGAGCTCTTGAGGTTTTATGGCACCACCGTGGCCTGCTGTCTCGGCCTAAATGGCTCCTCGAGCCTTTGCGTATTGGAGAAATGCAGCGTTTGTAGGATCATACGTAACGGGTTCTCTGCGAAAAAGGAGCTCAAGGAAGGTGTTGGTGTTTTTACAACATCTACAAGTGGAAGAGCTTTTGAAGCAATTCAAATATTGGAGGAAGATGCAACTCTAAGGAAGGCTTTGATAGTGTGCAGAGTGATTGCTGGGAGAGTGCATAAGCCATTGGAAAATATTCAGGAAATTACTGGGCAAACGGGGTTCGATTCATTGGCTGGAAAAATGGGGCTTTATTCTAACATTGAAGAGCTTTATCTGCTAAATCCTAGAGCTCTCCTTCCCTGCTTTCTGGTCATCTGCAAACCCTGAAGATTCTTTTCatcttttttgcttttggagGAGGAGGAAAAAATAGCTCAGTAAATCTGTTGTCTTCAGTTGGTGTTTGGAAAGTTGaagcatataaaaaaaatgtgctTTTGGGTGAAAATCATTCATTAGTTAAtctgttgttttttttattcaagCAATATTCTTATCCAATCTGAATTCTGAACTATTGAGTAGGAAAACTGAATTTAAATGCAGAAGCAGGAGTACATTACTCTAATCAACTTGATTATGTCCATCCCATATGTGCGTAAGTTgtagtcttaaaaaaaaaaggtttatcaTAGTCATTGAATTATTGAATTGTGTGCTTGCTCTTGCCTGCACCAAAGTTAATAACATCCAAATGAGTGATAATCTCTAAACCCAAAGTGTGAACAAATAGTTCTTGGGAATGCAGAATATAACAAAAATAACTCTGAAATAATAGAACTAGCACTATTGGTacagtaattaatgaaaaattaattaacagATTAAAAGTTAATGAAAACTTAGATTCCATCAAACTGTTAAATGGGATGGACCATATGAGAAGGGCATCAAATCAAGTGGTCCTTGTTGGGAAGTTTATGTCAAGGTTAGTCCAAAACCAGAGGACAAAAATAAAGGATTGCATTGCATGACATAAATTCACTGTCCAGCCCAAATTTGTTTTGTGTCTTTTCTATCCGTATCACTCTTTGGTTGGTGCTTACTCTTGGTGCATTAAGCAGCTAACATTCAAGATAAGTTCAGGGActcgtttctctctctctctcaccctctccatACATATTATTGTTTGTGACCGTAATACTGTCATGTAATATTAACGTGCAAACGTTTTCATGTTTTAGGTGAACTGGTAGCACCACTTGGCAACTTTATGATCATGATTCACACCAAAATTTAACTCCTCTCTCTTCAGCTACACTGTTGTTAATAATTTACAGCAAGTGCTAATGAAGTGTTTATGCTTTAGGTTGAATTGCTTGCCTGTGTAAACGGCCACACATGTGCTAATTCATTGAAATTATAGCATTCCAATGTACTAATATTATTATCATCCAGTATTGACGATGTGTTTAGACATGTCTATGCTTTAGGGTCACCGCGTGAAATTGTTATGGTCATGATTCACACTAAAAGTCGAATCCTCCCTCTTTAGACTTTAGCCGCTTTGTGCTACGAATTTATCAAAATTACAACATTTATTAATGAAGCATTTACGCTTTAGGTTGAAACTGGTAAAACCGAATACCGGCATTAATGGCCACATAAACGTTTACTCCTCCCTCTTCAATATTCAGTCGCATAGTGTTACGAATCCATCACAGTTACAACGTACGTATGCTATAACACATTTTACTTTAGAATTAACTGATAAAATCACGATGGTGTTACGCCATACAAAACTTTGCTCCTCTCCCTCCTTCCCAAAAATAGTAATTGGTTGTGAGCTTTTGGAGTGTGCATCTACCTTTCTATTGGGAACACCATGCCCTTACTGAAACATCTGTACAGCTTTTGAAGGCAATGTGGCACATGCACCTCATAAATGAATCCTTCCTACCCCTCCAGGACACTTGTCTGAAATTATGATGTGAAGAAATTGAATGAGTATCTTATTAAATGTTTTGAAAGGAGGTAGCTTTTGGTTTTGGGGTTGCATTTGCATATGAACTCAAATACTTGAAATATTTTACTGCATGCAGAGGACAATTACTCCTTTGACGGTAACTCTTCAGTTCAGTCTTCATCGGGGCAGGCTGGGCAGCCAATGGCAATGGCTGTAGCAATGCAGAGAGATCATGTCAAGCTTCTGAATGTTATTTAATTGGAAGCGGCAGAGAGGTTTCGGTTCTGAAATGTTGTATCATATGCAGGCACCGCTAGGAGTAGGAGTAGATGGCAATTTATGAGCTCTTTTCAGAAGAAATGATGTTAATTAGTGTAAACAAGTGTTGACGAGAGACAATTTAAGAATCGAATTATTGcagtaagaaaaataaatctcaCTTATCAAATGTTGATATCCGAGGCAATAATAGTTAGGTACAATaacattcttattttttttcttttttgaacgAAATATGTCATTGATGAAAAGCAACAGATA encodes the following:
- the LOC126614515 gene encoding uncharacterized protein LOC126614515, coding for MPTVWFSLKKSLHCKSEPSDVHDPRGRKQLSTISTRKAGGGRSGCSRSIANLKDVIHGSKRHMERPPSNCSPRSIGSSEFLNPITHEVILSNSRCELKITTNLGGFQDGVGGGNANNGSGGGSVGGGSTFVDTLKPGTPGPGGHPTMHYFNPALRPSSTPPRKSHFLASAESTEGSAGLKGSAFSGSAGGIRQSNRISFGTENSNGSSAITCHKCGERFTKWDAAEAHHLSKHAVTELVEGDSSRKIVEIICRTSWLKSENHCGRIERVLKVHNMQRTLARFEEYREMVKTKASKLPKKHPRCIADGNELLRFYGTTVACCLGLNGSSSLCVLEKCSVCRIIRNGFSAKKELKEGVGVFTTSTSGRAFEAIQILEEDATLRKALIVCRVIAGRVHKPLENIQEITGQTGFDSLAGKMGLYSNIEELYLLNPRALLPCFLVICKP